One window from the genome of Pseudonocardia hierapolitana encodes:
- a CDS encoding ATP-binding protein, whose amino-acid sequence MTATTGYYRIRFAADPVQLIFFRAGLNAWLRGLRWPESERVDAVLAVSEACTNSVQHAYPTGEPGDVDVTGRLVVDETARRIIVTVRDEGRWRTRASGHGYGLTTVRECMAEVRIRHDAAGTVVTMTSRPVPLLDAPDGGEGLSTTADSTQASPARQDL is encoded by the coding sequence ATGACGGCGACCACGGGCTACTACCGGATCCGGTTCGCGGCCGACCCCGTGCAGTTGATCTTCTTTCGGGCCGGGCTCAACGCCTGGCTCCGCGGACTGCGATGGCCGGAGTCCGAGCGCGTCGACGCGGTACTGGCGGTCAGCGAGGCATGCACGAACTCCGTCCAGCACGCCTACCCGACCGGGGAACCCGGAGACGTCGACGTCACCGGCCGCCTGGTCGTCGACGAGACCGCCCGCCGAATCATCGTGACCGTGCGCGACGAGGGCCGGTGGCGAACGCGGGCGAGCGGGCATGGCTACGGCCTGACGACCGTGCGCGAGTGCATGGCGGAGGTCCGCATCCGACACGACGCCGCCGGGACGGTCGTGACCATGACCAGCAGACCCGTGCCCCTGCTCGATGCCCCAGACGGTGGCGAGGGCCTTTCTACGACCGCGGACTCGACCCAGGCTTCCCCCGCCCGCCAGGACCTCTGA
- a CDS encoding TetR/AcrR family transcriptional regulator, with protein sequence MSQDVTGTDPRVVRTRRDVVDAATAILRDQGWSAVTHGEVAKRAGYSKATVYTHWPTRLDLVGAAVTQICDSAGHPHPTGDLRGDLVRGLVDFADDLASGHLARVLGGAIERAGDDPVVDRLREQLYVAGTRSLDAVLRDHLAPVDVEPSLLLLVGGVLARASFQAGPIGEAFVEDLVDRVLAAVTLLNAD encoded by the coding sequence GTGTCGCAGGATGTGACCGGAACCGACCCACGCGTCGTCCGCACCCGTCGGGACGTGGTCGACGCGGCCACCGCGATACTCCGTGATCAGGGCTGGTCGGCGGTCACCCACGGCGAGGTCGCCAAGCGAGCGGGCTATTCGAAGGCGACCGTGTACACGCACTGGCCCACCCGGCTGGACCTCGTCGGGGCGGCTGTCACGCAGATCTGCGACTCGGCCGGTCACCCGCACCCGACCGGCGATCTGCGTGGTGACCTCGTCCGAGGCTTGGTCGACTTCGCCGACGATCTCGCGAGCGGTCACCTGGCCCGAGTCCTCGGCGGCGCCATCGAGCGAGCGGGCGACGACCCGGTCGTGGACCGACTGCGCGAGCAGCTCTACGTCGCGGGGACCCGGTCGCTCGACGCCGTCCTCCGCGACCATCTCGCGCCCGTCGACGTGGAACCGTCGCTGCTGCTCCTGGTGGGAGGCGTGCTCGCACGCGCATCCTTCCAGGCTGGTCCGATCGGCGAGGCGTTCGTCGAGGATCTCGTCGACCGAGTCCTGGCCGCCGTCACACTCCTGAACGCGGACTGA
- a CDS encoding DoxX family protein, which yields MSDVSTPRSAGASTRLNVSLWAAQVVLAVTLAGGGAWKIATPFEIVAATFPWAGETGPGLLYASAVFDVLGGLGVLLPSLTRIAPRLTVLAALGVVVLMVSATVFHLARGEAADTPLNIALAAVALVVAWGRHARVPIAPRS from the coding sequence ATGAGCGACGTCTCGACGCCCCGATCGGCAGGAGCGTCCACCCGCCTGAACGTCTCGCTGTGGGCTGCGCAGGTGGTCCTCGCCGTCACGCTCGCCGGTGGCGGGGCGTGGAAGATCGCCACCCCGTTCGAGATCGTCGCGGCAACCTTCCCGTGGGCCGGAGAGACGGGCCCCGGCCTGCTCTACGCCAGCGCGGTGTTCGACGTCCTCGGCGGGCTCGGCGTCCTCCTGCCGTCCCTGACCCGGATCGCGCCGCGGCTGACGGTCCTGGCCGCGCTGGGCGTCGTCGTCCTGATGGTGTCTGCGACGGTCTTCCACCTCGCTCGTGGCGAGGCCGCGGACACGCCACTCAACATCGCCCTCGCTGCGGTCGCACTCGTCGTCGCCTGGGGGCGGCACGCCAGGGTGCCCATCGCGCCACGATCCTGA
- a CDS encoding FAD-dependent oxidoreductase, whose translation MSAGLQVAVVGGGIGGLATGLALHRHGIDVTVYEQAPALGEVGAGVQVTPNSLRLLDRFGLGEEVRRLGVELDRQRSMYYRMDGTPIAPVLTTDSTGHNSIYGIHRADLVDVLASGIPAGVVRTGHRCTGLRQSEDAVQLEFENGALVRADVVVAADGIHSSLQRHVVEPARPVDSGSVAYRGLLPAEEVPSWPTDRFELWMGAGKHLLVFPVRAGTLINYVGFVPSDVRAAESWSAPGDPAVLAAAFSGWDPRIQELLAAVRSTFWWGLYDREPLRRWTDGRVTLLGDAAHPMLPHLGQGANQSIEDAIALSIVLADATPETAPARLREYEALRHPRTTAVQAGARANGLRYDSRYEDLSVRDAELDSVRTFRLSLYDYDVERAALDARSALQTTAD comes from the coding sequence ATGAGTGCAGGACTCCAGGTGGCCGTTGTGGGTGGCGGGATCGGCGGTCTGGCGACGGGGCTCGCCCTGCACCGGCACGGGATCGACGTCACCGTGTACGAACAGGCGCCTGCGCTCGGAGAGGTCGGGGCCGGGGTCCAGGTGACGCCGAACAGCCTGCGCCTCCTCGACCGCTTCGGACTCGGCGAGGAGGTGCGTCGCCTCGGCGTGGAGCTGGACCGGCAGCGGTCGATGTACTACCGGATGGACGGCACGCCGATCGCGCCCGTCCTCACCACCGACTCCACCGGCCACAACTCCATCTACGGGATCCACCGGGCCGACCTGGTGGACGTGCTCGCGAGCGGCATCCCCGCCGGCGTCGTGCGCACCGGCCACCGGTGCACCGGGCTGCGGCAGTCCGAGGACGCCGTCCAGTTGGAGTTCGAGAACGGCGCCCTCGTCCGGGCCGACGTGGTCGTCGCCGCCGACGGCATCCACTCGTCGCTCCAACGGCACGTGGTCGAGCCCGCCCGCCCGGTCGACTCGGGCTCGGTCGCCTACCGGGGGCTCCTGCCCGCCGAGGAGGTGCCGTCGTGGCCGACCGATCGGTTCGAGCTCTGGATGGGCGCGGGCAAACACCTGCTCGTCTTCCCGGTGCGCGCCGGCACCCTCATCAACTACGTGGGGTTCGTCCCGAGCGACGTTCGTGCCGCGGAGTCGTGGTCGGCGCCGGGCGATCCCGCCGTGCTCGCGGCGGCCTTCTCCGGCTGGGACCCGCGCATCCAGGAGTTGCTGGCGGCGGTGCGGAGCACCTTCTGGTGGGGCCTGTACGACCGGGAACCGCTGCGCCGCTGGACCGACGGCAGGGTCACGCTGCTCGGCGACGCCGCGCACCCGATGCTGCCCCACCTCGGCCAGGGCGCCAACCAGTCCATCGAGGACGCGATCGCCCTGTCCATCGTCCTGGCCGACGCCACACCGGAGACGGCACCCGCCCGGCTGCGGGAGTACGAAGCGCTGCGCCACCCCCGCACCACGGCCGTGCAGGCCGGGGCGCGCGCGAACGGCCTGCGCTACGACTCGCGGTACGAGGACCTCAGCGTCCGGGACGCCGAGCTCGACAGCGTGCGCACCTTCCGCCTCTCGCTCTACGACTACGACGTCGAGCGCGCGGCGCTGGACGCCCGCTCGGCTCTGCAGACCACGGCCGACTGA
- a CDS encoding Bug family tripartite tricarboxylate transporter substrate binding protein, with product MTGCTIGSPAATGGGGGCAALEGETITLVVPFSPGGGFDTAARIVADPLGEQLNAQVIVENRPGAGGLLAINRLVNGPADGTQIAIMNGTGASASVLGEAEGADFALTDLAYIGRVATENTVLVRAPEGVHRTWEEVRAAGDFRFGSTGPGGADYATATILIEVFELDARIVTGFPGQSEAQLALLQGDIHGLTGPVDDRRAAIEAGELVPVLSVTRERTEIAPDAPAVGEMALGPDQAVLLESLLTLNELGRPLVAPAGIAPDTLTCLREAFTRAATDPEVVARAEQQRRTIGYASGADLEAVVARIGGVPAQFRQLLRDAYRTAS from the coding sequence GTGACGGGGTGCACCATCGGCAGTCCCGCGGCCACGGGAGGTGGCGGCGGCTGCGCAGCGCTCGAGGGCGAGACGATCACCCTGGTCGTCCCGTTCAGTCCGGGCGGCGGCTTCGACACGGCCGCCCGGATCGTCGCCGACCCGCTGGGCGAGCAGCTCAACGCACAGGTGATCGTGGAGAACCGGCCCGGTGCGGGCGGGCTGCTGGCGATCAACCGGCTGGTCAACGGGCCGGCCGACGGGACCCAGATCGCGATCATGAACGGCACCGGGGCCTCGGCGTCGGTGCTCGGAGAGGCCGAGGGCGCCGACTTCGCGCTCACCGACCTGGCCTACATCGGCCGCGTCGCCACCGAGAACACCGTCCTCGTCCGGGCGCCCGAGGGCGTGCACCGCACCTGGGAGGAGGTCCGCGCCGCCGGTGACTTCCGCTTCGGCTCCACCGGCCCCGGCGGCGCCGACTACGCGACCGCGACGATCCTCATCGAGGTGTTCGAACTGGACGCCCGCATCGTCACCGGGTTCCCCGGCCAGAGCGAGGCGCAGCTGGCGCTCCTGCAGGGCGACATCCACGGTCTCACCGGTCCCGTCGACGACCGCCGCGCAGCGATCGAGGCCGGTGAGCTCGTCCCGGTGCTGTCGGTGACGCGGGAGCGCACGGAGATCGCGCCCGATGCGCCCGCCGTGGGGGAGATGGCGCTCGGCCCGGACCAGGCGGTGCTGCTCGAGTCGCTCCTGACGCTCAACGAGCTCGGCCGCCCGCTGGTCGCCCCGGCGGGCATCGCCCCCGACACGCTCACCTGCCTGCGGGAGGCGTTCACGCGGGCCGCGACCGACCCCGAGGTGGTGGCCAGGGCGGAACAGCAGCGACGCACCATCGGCTACGCGTCGGGGGCCGACCTCGAGGCCGTGGTCGCCCGGATCGGCGGCGTGCCCGCTCAGTTCCGGCAGCTGCTGCGCGACGCCTACCGGACGGCCTCCTGA
- a CDS encoding tripartite tricarboxylate transporter TctB family protein, giving the protein MTTTDVTPTRARRTSGPDGAIAAAALVLFAVAFAVTFSWPEAAARFPRMASGVGVLFALAVLVTVLWRRRAAPGPQAGAEPGDDPDDGEYVFATAGRGAWLRALGWVAGYLLLLVAYGLFTASGVFALAYLRFCGRRSWLFSAVYAAVLVLVLLASFRWFVHVPVPQGFIRFA; this is encoded by the coding sequence GTGACCACCACCGACGTGACCCCCACCCGGGCCCGCCGGACGAGCGGACCCGACGGCGCCATCGCCGCGGCCGCTCTCGTCCTGTTCGCAGTCGCCTTCGCTGTCACCTTCTCCTGGCCGGAGGCAGCTGCGCGGTTCCCCCGCATGGCCTCCGGGGTGGGCGTGCTGTTCGCGCTCGCCGTCCTCGTCACGGTGCTCTGGCGTCGCCGCGCCGCCCCGGGACCCCAGGCAGGTGCCGAGCCCGGCGACGACCCGGACGACGGTGAGTACGTCTTCGCAACAGCCGGGAGGGGCGCGTGGCTGCGTGCCCTGGGCTGGGTGGCGGGCTACCTGCTGCTGCTCGTCGCCTACGGCCTGTTCACCGCCAGCGGCGTCTTCGCCCTCGCGTACCTGCGGTTCTGCGGTCGGCGCAGCTGGCTGTTCTCGGCCGTGTACGCGGCCGTGCTCGTGCTGGTGCTGCTCGCCTCGTTCCGCTGGTTCGTCCACGTGCCCGTGCCGCAGGGCTTCATCCGCTTCGCCTGA